The Lysobacter oculi genomic sequence CAAGGACTTCGATGTCGCCACCGACGCCACGCCGGAAGAGGTCAAGTCGCTGTTCCGCAACTGCCGGCTGATCGGCCGGCGTTTCCGCCTGGCGCATGTGGTGTTTGGCCGCGAGATCATCGAGGTCGCCACCTTCCGCGCCGCTGGCGGCAACGACGACAGCGGCGACCGCGAGATCCACGACGACGGCCGCGTCCTGCGCGACAACATCTACGGCAGCATCGAGGAAGACGCGGTGCGCCGCGACTTCACCGCCAACGCGCTGTATTACGCGATCGAGGATTTCTCGGTGCGCGACTACACCGGCGGCCATGCCGATGTCATCGCCCGCAAGCTGCGCCTGATCGGCGACCCGGAATCCCGCTACCGCGAGGATCCGGTGCGGATGCTGCGGGCGATCCGGCTGGCGGCCAAGCTCGATTTCGAAATTGAGGCGGCCACCGCCGAACCGATCCCGCGCCTGGCCGGACTGCTGGCCGAAGCCGCGCCGGCCCGCCTGTTCGAGGAATGCCTGAAGCTGTTCCTGTCCGGCCATGCGGTCGCCAGTTTCGAGGGCCTGGAGCGCCACGGCCTGCTCGCCGTGCTGCTGCCGGAAACCGCCGAGGCCCTGCGCGCCAACCGTAGTGGTGCGCTGCGCCGGATGCTGGTCGCCGGCCTCGCCAACACCGATGACCGCGTCGCGCGCGATGAGCCGGTGTCGCCGGCCTTCCTGTTCGCGCTGCTGCTGTGGCCGGCCTATTGCCGCGCGTTGATGGCGCTGCAGGCGCAGGGCATGCATGTGTCCGAAGCGCAACGCCGCGCCGCCGACCGCGTGACCGTGCACCAGACCAAGATGATCGCGTTGCCGCGCCGGTTCTCCATCCCGATGCAGGAAATCTGGCTGCTGCAGTCGCGGTTCTCGCAGCGCAAGCGGGTGGGGCGCTGGATGGCGCATCCGCGTTTCCGCGCAGCCTTCGATTTCCTGCAGCTGCGCCAGCACGCCTCCAACGAGCATGCCGCCGACATCGCCTACTGGCATGAGGAGCAGGTGCGCGGGGGGATGGAGGAAGCGGCCGATGCCGCGCCTTCGCCCGACGACATCGCCGCCGAGGAAGCCGAGCACGCCGAAGGTGGGCCGCGTCGTCGCCGCCGCCGGCGTCGCAACGGCTGAGTTTTCGCATGATGGAGCTGGCTGAAACGCCGGTCATCGCCCACATCGGCTTGGGGGGCAATGTCGGCGACGTGGCCGCCACGCTGGACGCCGCGCTGGCCGGCATCGACGCATTGCCAGGCAGCCGCGTCATCGCCACCTCGCGCTTCTACCGCACGGCACCGGTCGGCGGCATCGCGCAGGACGATTTCATCAATGCGGTGGCGCGCATCGAAACCCGCTTGCCGGCACCTGCATTGCTGGACGGACTGTTCGCCATCGAACGCGCGCATGGCCGTGACCGCCATCGCGAACAGCGTTGGGGGCCGCGCACGCTCGACCTCGACCTGTTGCTGTACGGCGACGAGCGCATCGAGGCCGATGGCCTGACGGTGCCGCATCCACGCATCGCCGAACGTGCCTTCGTGCTGGTGCCGCTGCTGGAGGTGTCGCCGGAGGTGGTGATCTCCGACATCGGCCCCGCGCGTGACGCGCTGGCGATGATCGGAACTTGCGGCTGTGAAGCGTTAGGCTAGTCGCCCTCCCCAGACGCGATGGCCGACATGCCCGACGTTTCCGCCAAACCCGTGACGGTGCCCGATCTGGCCGCCATGCGCGCCGCCGGCCACAAGTTGGTGATGCTGACCTGCTACGACGCCGGTTTTACCCGCACGCTGGATGCCAACGGCGTCGACCTGATCCTGGTCGGCGACTCGCTGGGCATGGTGGTGATGGGGCTGGGTTCGACCCTGCCGGTCACGCTCGACGCGATGGTCTACCACACGCGCTGCGTGGCGCGGGCGCGGCGCCGGGCATTGGTGGTGGCCGACCTGCCGTTCCAGACCGATGCCACGCCGCTGCGTGCGCTCAAGGCGGCGACGCGGCTGCTGCAGTCGGGCGCCGGCATGGTCAAGCTGGAAGGCGCCGGCCACAAACTCGAGACCATCCGCTATCTGGTCGAGCGCGAGATTCCGGTCTGCGCGCACCTCGGGCTGACGCCGCAGTCGGTGCTGCGCTTCGGCGGCTTCAAGGTGCAGGGCCGTGGCGATGCGGCGGCGGAAAAACTCCGCGCGGAAGCGCTCGCCGTGGCCGAAGCCGGGGCCACGTTGCTAGTGCTGGAAGCGGTGCCGTCGGCGCTGGCGACTGCGATCACCCAGGCTTCGCACATCCCCACCATCGGCATCGGCGCCGGCGCCGGTTGCGATGGCCAGGTGCTGGTGCTGTACGACATGCTCGGGCTGGAGAGCGGCCATCGCCGACCGCGCTTCGTGCGCGATTTCCTGGCCGATGGCGGTTCGGTCGCCGGCGCGGTGCGGGCCTTCGCCGACGCCGTGCAGGACGGCAGTTTCCCGGCCGCAGAACACAGCTATGAAGCCTGACGAGGCAGCCTCCCCATGATCACCGCCACCACGCTCGATGCCCTGCGCGCGCAGGTGCGCGGCTGGCGGCAGGCCGGCCAGCGCGTCGCCTTCGTGCCGACCATGGGCAACCTGCACGCCGGACATTTCTCGCTGGTCACGCTGGCCAGGCAGCATGCGGACCGCGTGGTCGCCAGCGTCTTCGTCAATCCGACCCAGTTCGGCCCGAACGAGGATTTCGACCGTTACCCGCGCACGCCCGATGCCGACGCGGCGGGTCTGGATGAAGTCGGCTGCGACCTGTTGTGGCTGCCCTCGGTGGAGGCGATGTATCCGCTCGGCGTCGCGCAGGCGGTCAGGGT encodes the following:
- the pcnB gene encoding polynucleotide adenylyltransferase PcnB; its protein translation is MSETTSNAASPVLLSIPRDAHAVSRRDISPNALRVLYRLREAGFQAYLVGGAVRDLLIGVIPKDFDVATDATPEEVKSLFRNCRLIGRRFRLAHVVFGREIIEVATFRAAGGNDDSGDREIHDDGRVLRDNIYGSIEEDAVRRDFTANALYYAIEDFSVRDYTGGHADVIARKLRLIGDPESRYREDPVRMLRAIRLAAKLDFEIEAATAEPIPRLAGLLAEAAPARLFEECLKLFLSGHAVASFEGLERHGLLAVLLPETAEALRANRSGALRRMLVAGLANTDDRVARDEPVSPAFLFALLLWPAYCRALMALQAQGMHVSEAQRRAADRVTVHQTKMIALPRRFSIPMQEIWLLQSRFSQRKRVGRWMAHPRFRAAFDFLQLRQHASNEHAADIAYWHEEQVRGGMEEAADAAPSPDDIAAEEAEHAEGGPRRRRRRRRNG
- the folK gene encoding 2-amino-4-hydroxy-6-hydroxymethyldihydropteridine diphosphokinase, which gives rise to MMELAETPVIAHIGLGGNVGDVAATLDAALAGIDALPGSRVIATSRFYRTAPVGGIAQDDFINAVARIETRLPAPALLDGLFAIERAHGRDRHREQRWGPRTLDLDLLLYGDERIEADGLTVPHPRIAERAFVLVPLLEVSPEVVISDIGPARDALAMIGTCGCEALG
- the panB gene encoding 3-methyl-2-oxobutanoate hydroxymethyltransferase, with translation MPDVSAKPVTVPDLAAMRAAGHKLVMLTCYDAGFTRTLDANGVDLILVGDSLGMVVMGLGSTLPVTLDAMVYHTRCVARARRRALVVADLPFQTDATPLRALKAATRLLQSGAGMVKLEGAGHKLETIRYLVEREIPVCAHLGLTPQSVLRFGGFKVQGRGDAAAEKLRAEALAVAEAGATLLVLEAVPSALATAITQASHIPTIGIGAGAGCDGQVLVLYDMLGLESGHRRPRFVRDFLADGGSVAGAVRAFADAVQDGSFPAAEHSYEA